Below is a window of Agrobacterium vitis DNA.
TGTCCGCTGATCATCGATACCCGCAACGCCCTTGCCCGCCGCAGCATTGCCGATCAGGCCGCAGGCCACACGATTGTGAAAGCGTGATCCCATGAGCCGTCTCGATAGTTTCATCAACCGTATGAGCGCTCAGCGCGATCTCTTGAACCATATCCGCGACGCCTATCCCCTGCCCGACGGGCCGGTGCTGGAAATCGGCCTTGGCAATGGCCGGACCTTCAGTCATTTGCGGGAGAATTTCACCGGTCGCCGCATCGTCGCCTTCGACCGGCAATTGGGCGCGCATAGCAGCTCGATTCCGCAGGAGGGCGACCTGATCCTGGGGGAAATCGACCAGACCGGTCAGGCCTTCATTGGCTGCGGTGCGGCCTTCGTCCATGCCGATATCGGCACCGGCTATCCCGAGCGGGATGCGGTCACACTCACCTGGCTGCCGGATATGGTGGCGGGGATGTTGCGGCCTGAGGGCTATGCGCTCAGTGGCTTGCCGCTCGAACACGAAGCACTCGAGCCGTTACCGGTCCTCGACCATATCGAGAAAGACCGCTACTTCTTCTATCGCCGACTGCCGTGATTTTTTGCAGAAGCACCGGACTTTCGAGTGCATTTGCCTAAAATCCGCCCGAAATTCCGGCGTTAATAGGAGTAATGAGGGATGGTTTACATCCTAATCGACAAGAGAGAGTTGCCGCAAACGAACAGTGTCGAGTTCGGTTGTCATTGCCCGAAGACGCTCTGCTAGCGCACGGCTGAACTCCATGCTCATGCGTGGGCTGTCAGCCATGACCTTGCCGAGACAATCTTTGGCGATGCGAAGAGTTTCGACTTCTGTCGCAGCGCGTGCGGTCATTCGTCTTGGACCATGGCACAGAAGTGACATTTCGCCGATGATGGATTTGCTGTCTGCTTCACCGATCCTGACTTGGCCTGTGGGCATGTCTGAAAGCAAATCAACCTTGCCAGACAGGATAACATACGCAGCATCACCGCCATCGCCCTGGCGAAACAAAATGTCTCCGGGCTTATAAGTAGCCCTTTGCGAGGCGAAGGCCAGGAGCTTCAGTTTGCACGGATCGACGTGCTTGAAGTATGGAATATTCCGCAATAGCTGCACTTCGTCTCGCAGTAACATGCTTGCCACCAACTTCCCGGTTTTCGGTGGCCTGACCCCTCATGCCACCAATGCCTTGAAAATATCATTTTCATTGCCCAGAGCCTCGAACGTGCCGTCCGCGACCAATGAACCGCTGTCGAGTATCAGAACACGATCAAAGTTTTTTGACAATGATGTGTTCGACAAAACCCAAAGGATAGAGGGATCATTGTCCTGCTCGCGCAGAAATGCAAGCACATCCTTAACAATATCCTCCTGAACACGCGCGTCGAGGCCCGGCAGGGCTTTGTTGAAGATATAATAGTCGCAACGCCGCACCAGCGCGCGGGCAAGGTTGAGCTTGTGGCGCTGAACGATGGTCAGCCTGCGGCCGCCGCTGCCAATGTCGAATTCCAGTCCAAGCGCCAGAAACCGTTCCGTCAGGCCTTTCTTAGTACTCAGTTTCGCCGCCAGCTCGCGGAATTTCGGCTGGGCTTCGGGATTGCGGTTGACGAGCTTGCCGAAAATCACGTTCTCGCGCAACGTCGCCGCCGCCATGTAGCGATGCGGATCGTAGCGCTCGATACTGTGGCGCAGGTCCGGAGACAGGTTATCGTGGAACAGGTCACGGGCGCCGACGATCTTGTCCATCACCTCTTGCGTCAAAACACCCATACGATAGCGCGGCTCGACATAATTGAAGCTGAGCCGGATCATTGCCCGCTGCTCTTCCTCGTTTGGCACCGGCTTGGTCCGGCCTTGAAGGCGTTGCAGGATCTGTTGGTAAAACACCACGTCGTCAGCGGTCAGGACATCGAGCTGCTGGAAGAACGGGTGATCGGCCGGCAGGCCACCGAAGATTTCCACCAGGTTTTCCGCAATCAGGAAACCCATCTCATAAAACAGGCTGAGCAGACCGGCGCGCTCCAGCACATCATAGAAATAATCGCTCTGATGGGCATAGACAGGTCCATTGACAATCGGACGCAGCGTTCCAAACAGCAGGTTTTCTCCCAGTGTCGCCTCGGCATTATAGGCAGTGGGGTCGAAGTGAACCACGAGATTGGCAAGACCCTGCCTCTGCAATTCATCACGCAGCGCCAGACGCAACTCCACCACTTTTTCCGTCAGGTCCGGATAATCAAGCGGATCGACGATGGAATGCAGTGCAAGCTCCATCACGTCGCTGGTCAGTTTCACGGTATCCAGCGCCGTCAAAATTGATTTTTTCAGGTCGCTGGCTTCACCGTGCAGCACGGACGTCGCCCGCCGGTCGATCCAGTCGGCATTGGGATCGAGATCGGAGTTTTCAGACAATTGCGCCTCCTTGATCTCCCAACGACGTTTCATCGCCTCGCGCCCGGTATAGTTCACCGAATTGGTCGGCGCATGTTTCAGGCCGTAAATCAGGTTGTCCTTGAGGCTGCCATGAAAGAAATAACCATCGGCAGATACATAGGAAATTGCCCGACCCGTCACCGATTCCGGCAATTCCAGCAGGTCGGCATCGCCAAGCACGATCTTGCCCGCCACCGGCCAGTTCAACCGGCCAATGGCTTCGGCCATCACTTCCGCCCCCACACCGCGATTGTCGATTGCGGCAATCGTCTCACCCGGGCCGATTTTCAAGGTGAGATTTTCCACCACCTTCGCGCCGCCGCTATCCTGCAAGGTCACATTCTGCAAAGCGAGCGGGCCAGAGCGGGCAGCCATCCCCACAGGCGCCAGCGCCTGTAGCACGGGATCGATCATCTGCGGCGGTTCGAATTGCTCCAGAACCTGTTCATATTTCACCTGCACGTCCTGGCGGGACTGATCCCAGTCGATCAGCTCCTTCAACGGACCGGGAAGATCCTTGTAGGCATTGATGACAGCCACCAGCTGGCCCACGTCCAGGCTGCCCTTCAGCGCGAAATAGCCACCGATGGAGTAGAACAGAAACGGCGTCAGCTGAGACAGGAAATTATTGAAAAATTTGACGAAAAACTTCCAGCGATAGAGATCGTAACGGATCTTGAAGATATCGCCGAGCCGCTTCGAAATATCGGCGCGTTCATAATTCGACGTATCATAGGCGTGGATCGTGCCAACGCCATCAACGATTTCCCCGACCTTGCCCGCCAATTGCCGGGCCTGAAGCTGCCGCTGACGGCCAAGGATGAGCAAGCGGCGGCGCATTTTGGGAATAATGCCGACCTGAAGCGCCACCATTGCGCCTGCAATCGTGCCAAGCCAGAAACTTTGCAGGAAAATGAAGAACAGCGCGGCCAGTGCCTGGCCGCCCAGCATGGTTGGCTGCACAAAGGCATCCCCCGTAAAGCCGCCAAACGGCTCCACCTCATCGCGCACCATGGTCGAGACTTCGGAGGAATGGATCTGCTTGACATAGCTTGGCGGGAACCGCAGCACCCGGTCCACCAGCTCATAGCGGATCCGCCGCAGCAACCGCTCTCCAAGCCTGCCCTTATAGGTATTGATATAGAATTTAAACAACCCGTTGATGATCACCAACAGCAGGAAGACGCCGCTCAGCGCCATGAGGCTCGACATGCGGTCAAGGGAAATGCCGCGAGAATGCAATGACCAATCGGTCAAAGGCACGGTCCAGTCGAAGGCAAACAGCGGCTGTCGCGAATCCGGCGCTTCGAACCCGCTTCCCTGGATCGGCCCATTGATGATGCGCTTGGGCAGGTCGAAGGCCAGAAAATACGGCACCATCGACAGGATAACAATCGTCAGAACCCAGATCTGCTGCTTGCGCGTATGCCGCCATATATAAAGGAGTAGGCTTTTTTCCATCAGCTGGTTATCACGCGGACCACTGTTCGTGCCGAACAACGCCCTTGCGTCGTCCATTCAAGAAGATTGTTTATAAGGACAAGCCAGGCTGCCGGAAAGCCATCCTGCCCAGCAGGATAGCAAAAAAACCAAACCGCTGCACCAAAGTGATCGCAGGTGAATAGCAAAAAGGCAATCCTTATCCGGCTTACCACCATACCAAGGCCTGAAGAGCTGAACACATCCTCGCCTTGCACGCAAAGAGCGCGGGAAAAGCCGTCCTGGCCGGTGTTTCATCTGGAGCCTGCGACGTTATGCCGATAGATAATCCTGACGGACATCGCTTACCGGATCGGACGCCATGAAAATCCTCCACACCGCCGACCTGCATCTGGGCCGCCAGCTGAACGGATTATCGCTGGACGAGGATCAAGCCGTCATTCTCGACCAGATCGTCGATGCCCTCACCACGACCCGTGCCGATATCCTGATCATTGCCGGCGACATTTTCGACCGGGCAGCACCTCCGGCAACAGCGGTGCGCCAGTTCAACGCCTTTCTGTCGCGGGTAGCAATGGAAACCACCGCCGCCGTGGCGATCATTGCCGGCAATCATGATTCCGGCGACCGGATCGGCGCCATGGCAATCATGACCGACAGGCAGCGCGCGCTCATTCAGGGCCCGGTTGCAAGAGAAATGGCCCCCCTTGTCCTGCATGACGCCCACGGACCGGTGGCCTTTTCCGCCCTACCCTTCGCCTATGAATTTGCCGCCCGCGAATGTTTTGCCGACCCGGCCATCGCCACACCGCAGGACGTGTTGGCCGCCCAGATGGCCGACGCGCGCCGCAGCCTGCCGGAGGGTGCGCGCTGGGTGGTGATCGCCCATGCCTTCGTCGCTGGAGGAACAAGCGGCGACACAGAACGTCCACTGGCCCGCGTCGGCGGTATTGAGACCGTGTCACCGGAAATTTTCGAAGGCGCTCATTATGTGGCGCTCGGTCATCTGCACAAGCCACAAAGTGTCTCGGCCCCTCACATTCGCTATTCCGGCTCCCCGCTGGCATTCAGCTTCGGCGAGGCCAGCGAACAGAAATCCATGACCCTGATCGATCTCGACGCCGATGGTAAGGCACGAATCGAAACCATTGATTTCAGACCTCCACGGGCCGTGCGCCTGTTGCGCGGGCTATTGGCTGAACTGCTTCTGGCCCAGCCGTCGCAGGACTTCATCAAGGCGGTGCTCACCGATCCTACCCCACTGATCGATCCGATGAAGCGGTTGCGGGCGGTCTTCCCCAATGCCTGCCAGCTAACCTATGCCCGTGACGAGAGGGCACCGGAGCTGAAATTTGCCGTCAGCATGGCTGCACCGGCTGATCCGCTGGAGGTGATCGCCGATTTCATCGCCCAGGTGCGCGATGAACCGATCTCCGAGCCAGAACGCGCACTGGTCACGGCCATGCTGGACGATCTGGACGCCGAGGAGAATGCCGCATGAGACCTGTCCGCCTGGTAATGCAGGCCTTTGGCCCCTATGCCGGACGCCAATCCATCGATTTTCGCGAAGCGGTCGCCGCAGGCCTGTTCGGTATCTACGGCCAGACGGGATCAGGGAAATCGACGATTTTCAGCGCCATGACCTTTGCCCTGTTCGGTGAAGCGGCGAGAGCCGAGCAGGATACCATCTCGCTACGCTCCGACCATGCTTCGCCTGATCTCGCCACCGAGGTGGAGTTCGTATTCGATCTCGGCGCGCGCCGTTACGTGATCCGCCGTCGCCCTGAACAGATGCGGCCAAAACAACGCGGCGGCGGCGAAACCCGTGATACCCACGAGGCCTGGCTGTTCGACGCCACCGGTCTTGGCGAAAGCGAAATTACCGCCGCCCAGCCCGGCAAGGTGCTGGCCGAGAAAAAGATCGGTCTGGTCCGTGAAAAAATCACCGATCTGCTGGGTTACGGTCCCGAACAGTTCAAGCAGATCGTGCTTCTGCCGCAGGGCCGGTTTGAGGCCTTTCTTTCCGCCAAAACTCAGGAGCGGCAGGATATTCTGAGCGCCCTTTTCGATGTGTCGCTCTATCGCCGGCTGGCGGCAAAACTGAAGAGCGACGCCGAAAGCGCCGAACGGCTGGTGCGCGAGGAGCGCGCCGTCTGCCTTCGCCGCCTCGGTGCCGACGGGTTCGACAGCATGCAGGCATTGGTGGACGGGATTGCCGAGGCGGCATCGTCGCTCAGCGACCATCAGCAGGCAGAGCAGCACAGCCGGATAGAGGCAGACACCGCCCGCGCTGCGCTGCAAGCAGCGAGAGAAACCGATCGCCTGTTCAAGGATGCGGACGCCGCTCGCCAAGCACGGCAGAAAACCATCAATCAGGCCGCAGACATGGCCGCGCTGCAAGCGCAGGTCACAGCCGCCGAACGCGCCCGAACACTGGCCGATGCCGAGAACCGAGTGATCGAGGCACAACGCGATTGCAAGGATGCACAGGCAGCGCTGTCTCTGGCAATGCAGATCCAGGCCTCGACGCAGGCAACCGCGCAACAGGCGCAAGCGGCCTACCAGCAGCAATTACAGAGCAAAAGCGAACTCGAGGCGCTGCGCCGGACAATCGATCAGCTGGAACGCGACCGGAATGTGCTGGAAAAAGCCACCGGCCTCACCGCATCGGTCGAAGCAGCCAAACAGCGTGTGCAGGAGGAACAAGCGGCGTTTCAAACCGCAAAGGCCGGTCTCGATGCGTTGACCAACGAACAGCAGGTCCGGGAACTGGCCTTGAAACAGGCGCGCCTTGCTCATGACCGCAGGCAGTCATTGACCGCAAACCTTACGGCGTTGCAGGCGCAGGTGAAGCAAGCCGAGATCGTGGAACGGGCCGAAAAAGATCTGCAACAGGCGCGCCAACGGTTAAACCATAGCGCAAGCATCCATGCCGAACGGCAGGCTCAAGCTATCAGCGCCGCGGCACTGTTCGATCAGGCCGAACGCCGGCTGGCCTCAGCACAAGCGCTCCATCTGGCAGCAAAACTGGCGCCTGGCCTCGCCTGCCCTGTTTGTGGCGCGACCGACCATCCGGCCCCTGCGATGGGAGACAGCGCCGAGGCCGGGCTGGACAAGGCCTTTCGTGAAGCCAAACAAGCCCTGGAAAAGGCTCGACTGGAAGAGCAGCACAGCGCCAGCGCTCACGCCTCTGCGCAAGCCACGGTCGATGAGCGCCAAGGCAGGCTGGCGGATCTGGAGCGGCCGGAACGTCCTATCCAGGACCTGCGCCAGGACATGGAAGGTATGGAGCACGCCCTTCGCGGACTTGGCCCGGCCATCGATATCGTCGCTGCCGAGACCGCGCTCGAAAACCTTGGAAAAACCATCACCGATGCGCTAGCCCGCCTGGAGCAGCACCGGGACCGGCTGGCCGCACTGACGACAGAGACCAGCAATGGTGAAGCCCGACTTGCCGAAATGCTCTCCGGCATCGCGATGCATCTGCGAGATAAAGCAGCCCTGGAACGCCAGATTCAGCAATCGCAGGCCTTGATGACAAGCCGGGAAACGGCGCTGAAGCGCAGCGAAGAGGCCGCCACGGCGACGCGCGAGGCCGCGTTAAGCGCACAAAAAGACAGCGAGGCCGCCCAAAATATCCTGGACGAACGGCAGGCCCGCCACGAAAAGGAAAATCTTGGCTTCGAGGCCCAACTGCGCGACGCTGGCCTGACGCGGGAGGATCTGCAACGCCTGAAAGCCGCCATCACGACACTTCAGCGTGACAAAACGGCGATAGAAGACCACAAACGCCAATTGCAGCGCGACAATGAAAAGCTCTTGGAATTGGAGACCGCTCTCGCGGGTAAACATCCGCCGGACCTTCTCGCCCATCAAGAGGCGCTTTCGCTGGCTGAAGCCGCTTTCGATACAGCCGTTACACTACGTGCGGCAACGGCAGCCCGGCTCGATCACTTGCAGAAATTGCGCCAAGAGCTTGCCGGCATTGCCCAAAGGCTTGACGAAGCCGAGGCAACATCCGGCCCCCTGCGGGAGTTGGCTGGCCTGTTCGACGCCCAGAACCGGCAAAAGCTGAAACTGGAAACCTTCGCCATCGGCGCAATGTTCGAACAGGTCTTGCAGGCCGCCAACCTGCGGCTGGGGCCGATGACCAATGGTCGCTACAGGCTGGAACGCGACATTGAATCCGGCGGACGAGGCAAGCGCGGTTTGGGCATTCTCGCCTTCGATGTCCATACCGGCAAGGCGAGACCCACAGCAACCCTTTCCGGTGGCGAAACCTTCATCGCCGCCCTGGCGCTTGCCCTGGGCTTGGCCGACGTGGTCGAAAGCGCCAGCGGCAAGGTGCGTTTGGACACGATTTTCCTCGATGAAGGCTTTGGCAGCCTTGATACGGAAAACGGCTCAGGCACACTTGATCTGGTCTTGCAGGCTTTGAATAGTCTGGCCAGCCAGAACCGCACTGTTGGGCTGATATCTCATGTTCCGCTTGTTCAGGAAGCAATCCCGAATGGGTTTTACGTCAGGAAGGATAGCGATGGCAGCCATGTGGAAGCTCGAGGAATGATGTAAAAGCTAATCACGTCTCATTTGCTTTATACGATGAGTCATTGAAAATGACTCATCGTATTCTTTTTGCACATGTCTCAAACACCTGACGCATTTGAGACATTGACAGGCTACTTAACGAGAGGACGCAGGAGCATTTGCGATCTTGGTATTAAGTGGGTTGATGAAAGCGACCATCTTCTGCGTCCGGGCCACCCATGGAAAGATCGAGAGCAAAGCCCTTCGCGCGGGCTTGCTGCGCTGCAACGGATCGGTTTGCCATCGGCTTGCGGACCGGCTGGGCCGATGGCGCTGCCTTGCGAACTGGTGCAACAGACCCCCGCGATTTGCGTGCCTGGGAATCGCCTTGATCTCCGGTCTGGAAGAACGTGAGCGAAGACTGCAATTCCTCTGCCTGAGACGCAAGCTCTTCAGAGGTAGCCGACATTTCCTCCGATGCGCTGGCGTTGTGCTGCGTGACCTTGTCCAATTGCTGAATGGCCTCGTTTATCTGAGACGCTCCCAGATCTTGCTCACGGCAGGAAGCCGAAATTTCCGAGACGAGTTCGGCGGTTTTGCGAATATCGGGAACGAGCCGGTGTAGCATTTCACCAGCTGCGGTCGCTGCCTTGACAGTCTCACCGGACAGACCGCTAATCTCTCCTGCCGCCGCCTGCGAACGTTCGGCAAGTTTGCGCACTTCTGATGCAACAACAGCAAAACCTTTGCCATGCTCGCCTGCGCGCGCCGCTTCAACCGCAGCATTCAACGCCAGAAGATCCGTCTGACGAGCAATTTCCTGAACGATGGAAATCTTTTCGGCAATCGTTCGCATGGCATTGACGGCTTTATCAACCGCCTCGCCGGATAACTCGGCATCTTTCGCAGACTGGCGGGCAATCTTCTCTGTCTGGGAGGCGTTATCGGCGTTTTGTTTGATATTAGCGGCCATTTGCTCCATGGACGCCGAGGCCTCTTCAGCCGCAGAGGCTTGCTCTGTCGCACCCTGCGAAAGCTGCTCGGAGGTGGACGAGAGCGCCTGGCTGCCGCTGGTCACCTGATCAGCCGCAGTGGCGACGCCGGTTGCAAAGCTGGTCAGGTTATCGACCAATGAATTGATCGCGTCTTTCATTTTCTGATGGTCGCCTTCACAAGCGATTTCGACATGTTCTGTCAGATCGCCAATGCTGACGAGATTAAGCACTCTATTGCCCTCACCAATCGGCAACAGAATGGCATCCAGCATGCCATTTATGCCGGAAACCATCTTGGCAAAATCTCCAACAAAGCGAGTAGGGACGCCTCGTTCGCTCAAATTCCCTGCGGTGGACGCGATGGTCAAACGCTGGATTTCGGTAACGATGTCTCGGAAATTGCTCCTCAGCGTTTCTATCGTTTCGTTGATGAACGCCTTCTTTCCTGGAAATTGTTCGAGCGCCGCATCAAAATTGCCTTCGCCGAATTCTTTGATGCAAGCCATTGCCTTTTTCTTCACAACGATATGGCCATTGACCATGTCGTTGACGCCCTTTGCCATCACCGCAAAGTCGCCTTGAAACCGCTCGACAGGCACGAAGACGTCGATATCACCCTTATCGTGCTCAGCGGACATCCGGTTCATCTCGGCGATAAAGCCCTTGAGATTGCCACGCAAAGTTTCCACCGTGTCATTGATGAATGCTTTCTTGCCCGGGAACCGCTCAAGCGTAGCTTCAAAATTCCCTACGCTGAATTCCTGAACGCAGGCAATTGCTTTCTTTTTAACCGATATATGCCCAGCGACCATGTCGTTGATGCCTTTTGCCATGACGGAAAGGTCACCCTTAAAGGCATCGACCGGAAGGACCGCATCAATATCGCCCTTGTCATGGTCCATTGCCATACGAGTGGTGGCATCGCGAAGGTCGGAGACTGGACGCATAGCCGCGTCGAGCAATCTGTTGACCGCGTCCAGCAGCATCTTTGCTTCGCCGGTCGCAATGTCCACCTGCGCGCGACGCGATGTATCGCCATCAGCCATACTGCGCGTCAGATTTTCGATCTCTGTAATTGCTAGCTGTGCTCGGGACGTTTTTTTGAACTGTGTGTATAAGGACATGGTGAGCCATCCAACGCGTTACAATAAGTCTATCAATCTGGATCGAAGGTGAGTGTCATTCGCCAGGCATGACCCGGGCGAATTCGTCAGGCTCCTCAAAAGTCGACAATTCGATTATTGTGAAGAACAATAAAGGATTCGTGAATAGAAGCGGTCGCTTATGAAACGACATCTAATACCTTGGGCTGAATCATGCCTTCAGACGTTGTAAATTGAGCAAATTTGACAGATTTTGGGCGGTAGAGGTGCTCGGATTTCTCAAAAAACTGGCACATTCAAAGTTTGAATTTTCGGCATTAATTTTTGTATTTTATTCTTGTTTCAGCGTAGGTTGGCGGATTCGGCCTCTTTTGGATTGTTTGGGAATTTGAGAAGTTTGTGAGTGTGATTATTAAATTTGCGTGGGGGCTTTGTTAGGTCAAGATACCCTTGGCTTTGTGCAATTGGCCAATATGAAGCCAATAAACGCAAAAAGCCCCGTGATGGGGTTTTGTTGGGATCTCGGGGATTTTTGGTTGCGGGGGCAGGATTTGAACCTGCGGCCTTCAGGTTATGAGCCTGACGAGCTACCGGGCTGCTCCACCCCGCGTTATATATAAGTGTAATTATCAACGTAAGAAGGGTCGCTTTATGCGACCCTTTTTTGTTGTCGGCAGGGCCGAAGATAGTGAGAGAAGAGTGTTTTGATTTTGGATTTTTTAACAACATTGCCATTAGCAGACCTGGCAGCGACCTACTCTCCCGCGTCTTAAGACGAAGTACCATTGGCGCAGGGGCGTTTCACGGCCGTGTTCGGAATGGGAACGGGTGCGGCCGCCCCGCCATGACCACCAGGTCAGCTAAGGGCAATGTTGATGCTTCGCATCAACATTGTTCCCTTTTCTTTGGCAAACCCATCTTCTTCGCTTGCGCTCAGAAGGGTGCCAAAGCGTTAATACGGAACCGTATTGATGCTTTGCATATGTGAGAAGCTGGCGGGCGTTGCCCGTTTTTTTTGTGAACACGTCATTCGTCGACGTTTTGCTTGGCACCTTCGGACGAAGTCCGCAAGCGCAAAGCGCGTCGCCGATCGTTCGGCGCCCTCGCGGAGCATAGGCTCGTATACGAGCCGCTCATGCGTGAGCGCTAAACATATGGCTCATCGACGAAGTCGATGAGCATGGTCAATGAGAACGATTAAGCCAATCGAGCTATTAGTAACGGTAAGCTTCGCAGGTTACCCTGCTTCCACACCCGTCCTAT
It encodes the following:
- a CDS encoding methyl-accepting chemotaxis protein, which translates into the protein MADGDTSRRAQVDIATGEAKMLLDAVNRLLDAAMRPVSDLRDATTRMAMDHDKGDIDAVLPVDAFKGDLSVMAKGINDMVAGHISVKKKAIACVQEFSVGNFEATLERFPGKKAFINDTVETLRGNLKGFIAEMNRMSAEHDKGDIDVFVPVERFQGDFAVMAKGVNDMVNGHIVVKKKAMACIKEFGEGNFDAALEQFPGKKAFINETIETLRSNFRDIVTEIQRLTIASTAGNLSERGVPTRFVGDFAKMVSGINGMLDAILLPIGEGNRVLNLVSIGDLTEHVEIACEGDHQKMKDAINSLVDNLTSFATGVATAADQVTSGSQALSSTSEQLSQGATEQASAAEEASASMEQMAANIKQNADNASQTEKIARQSAKDAELSGEAVDKAVNAMRTIAEKISIVQEIARQTDLLALNAAVEAARAGEHGKGFAVVASEVRKLAERSQAAAGEISGLSGETVKAATAAGEMLHRLVPDIRKTAELVSEISASCREQDLGASQINEAIQQLDKVTQHNASASEEMSATSEELASQAEELQSSLTFFQTGDQGDSQARKSRGSVAPVRKAAPSAQPVRKPMANRSVAAQQARAKGFALDLSMGGPDAEDGRFHQPT
- a CDS encoding cyclic nucleotide-binding domain-containing protein, with protein sequence MLLRDEVQLLRNIPYFKHVDPCKLKLLAFASQRATYKPGDILFRQGDGGDAAYVILSGKVDLLSDMPTGQVRIGEADSKSIIGEMSLLCHGPRRMTARAATEVETLRIAKDCLGKVMADSPRMSMEFSRALAERLRAMTTELDTVRLRQLSLVD
- a CDS encoding ABC transporter transmembrane domain-containing protein, which codes for MEKSLLLYIWRHTRKQQIWVLTIVILSMVPYFLAFDLPKRIINGPIQGSGFEAPDSRQPLFAFDWTVPLTDWSLHSRGISLDRMSSLMALSGVFLLLVIINGLFKFYINTYKGRLGERLLRRIRYELVDRVLRFPPSYVKQIHSSEVSTMVRDEVEPFGGFTGDAFVQPTMLGGQALAALFFIFLQSFWLGTIAGAMVALQVGIIPKMRRRLLILGRQRQLQARQLAGKVGEIVDGVGTIHAYDTSNYERADISKRLGDIFKIRYDLYRWKFFVKFFNNFLSQLTPFLFYSIGGYFALKGSLDVGQLVAVINAYKDLPGPLKELIDWDQSRQDVQVKYEQVLEQFEPPQMIDPVLQALAPVGMAARSGPLALQNVTLQDSGGAKVVENLTLKIGPGETIAAIDNRGVGAEVMAEAIGRLNWPVAGKIVLGDADLLELPESVTGRAISYVSADGYFFHGSLKDNLIYGLKHAPTNSVNYTGREAMKRRWEIKEAQLSENSDLDPNADWIDRRATSVLHGEASDLKKSILTALDTVKLTSDVMELALHSIVDPLDYPDLTEKVVELRLALRDELQRQGLANLVVHFDPTAYNAEATLGENLLFGTLRPIVNGPVYAHQSDYFYDVLERAGLLSLFYEMGFLIAENLVEIFGGLPADHPFFQQLDVLTADDVVFYQQILQRLQGRTKPVPNEEEQRAMIRLSFNYVEPRYRMGVLTQEVMDKIVGARDLFHDNLSPDLRHSIERYDPHRYMAAATLRENVIFGKLVNRNPEAQPKFRELAAKLSTKKGLTERFLALGLEFDIGSGGRRLTIVQRHKLNLARALVRRCDYYIFNKALPGLDARVQEDIVKDVLAFLREQDNDPSILWVLSNTSLSKNFDRVLILDSGSLVADGTFEALGNENDIFKALVA
- a CDS encoding AAA family ATPase, giving the protein MRPVRLVMQAFGPYAGRQSIDFREAVAAGLFGIYGQTGSGKSTIFSAMTFALFGEAARAEQDTISLRSDHASPDLATEVEFVFDLGARRYVIRRRPEQMRPKQRGGGETRDTHEAWLFDATGLGESEITAAQPGKVLAEKKIGLVREKITDLLGYGPEQFKQIVLLPQGRFEAFLSAKTQERQDILSALFDVSLYRRLAAKLKSDAESAERLVREERAVCLRRLGADGFDSMQALVDGIAEAASSLSDHQQAEQHSRIEADTARAALQAARETDRLFKDADAARQARQKTINQAADMAALQAQVTAAERARTLADAENRVIEAQRDCKDAQAALSLAMQIQASTQATAQQAQAAYQQQLQSKSELEALRRTIDQLERDRNVLEKATGLTASVEAAKQRVQEEQAAFQTAKAGLDALTNEQQVRELALKQARLAHDRRQSLTANLTALQAQVKQAEIVERAEKDLQQARQRLNHSASIHAERQAQAISAAALFDQAERRLASAQALHLAAKLAPGLACPVCGATDHPAPAMGDSAEAGLDKAFREAKQALEKARLEEQHSASAHASAQATVDERQGRLADLERPERPIQDLRQDMEGMEHALRGLGPAIDIVAAETALENLGKTITDALARLEQHRDRLAALTTETSNGEARLAEMLSGIAMHLRDKAALERQIQQSQALMTSRETALKRSEEAATATREAALSAQKDSEAAQNILDERQARHEKENLGFEAQLRDAGLTREDLQRLKAAITTLQRDKTAIEDHKRQLQRDNEKLLELETALAGKHPPDLLAHQEALSLAEAAFDTAVTLRAATAARLDHLQKLRQELAGIAQRLDEAEATSGPLRELAGLFDAQNRQKLKLETFAIGAMFEQVLQAANLRLGPMTNGRYRLERDIESGGRGKRGLGILAFDVHTGKARPTATLSGGETFIAALALALGLADVVESASGKVRLDTIFLDEGFGSLDTENGSGTLDLVLQALNSLASQNRTVGLISHVPLVQEAIPNGFYVRKDSDGSHVEARGMM
- a CDS encoding exonuclease SbcCD subunit D, which codes for MKILHTADLHLGRQLNGLSLDEDQAVILDQIVDALTTTRADILIIAGDIFDRAAPPATAVRQFNAFLSRVAMETTAAVAIIAGNHDSGDRIGAMAIMTDRQRALIQGPVAREMAPLVLHDAHGPVAFSALPFAYEFAARECFADPAIATPQDVLAAQMADARRSLPEGARWVVIAHAFVAGGTSGDTERPLARVGGIETVSPEIFEGAHYVALGHLHKPQSVSAPHIRYSGSPLAFSFGEASEQKSMTLIDLDADGKARIETIDFRPPRAVRLLRGLLAELLLAQPSQDFIKAVLTDPTPLIDPMKRLRAVFPNACQLTYARDERAPELKFAVSMAAPADPLEVIADFIAQVRDEPISEPERALVTAMLDDLDAEENAA
- a CDS encoding class I SAM-dependent methyltransferase, yielding MSRLDSFINRMSAQRDLLNHIRDAYPLPDGPVLEIGLGNGRTFSHLRENFTGRRIVAFDRQLGAHSSSIPQEGDLILGEIDQTGQAFIGCGAAFVHADIGTGYPERDAVTLTWLPDMVAGMLRPEGYALSGLPLEHEALEPLPVLDHIEKDRYFFYRRLP